In the Ranitomeya imitator isolate aRanImi1 chromosome 2, aRanImi1.pri, whole genome shotgun sequence genome, agcgcggtggtgttgtagtcccttactgcctatgatgtctgataaggtcctcacagttgtctctgtcctccatgaaggtgggacataaacccatatggcaggtgactcgagtctttttacaggatctctatcatgacccgggctctatgtgtcactgtgcctcctgggtattagggcgaacaggtgatatataatccagctgtcctgccggtttctgctgtcagtcttagagtccctcacaacctcagtgttccggctaccggtaatctgcaccagccagggaggtagctaattcactgctctgctccactggtataAATCTCCTGTGCATCGCGCTCCTGGACGCTCActgcaatctgttctgctttcagtATAATCTCGTttaatcccgtagaatgtaagtctgcaaggacagggtcctctcccctctgcaccagtctgtctttgtttactgtaaacgttatctggaaccccttttctcatgtagagcaccatggaattaatggcactatataaataaataataataatctctgtccaagagctgcagcactttcttgtggctgcacggcccctcatatGTTCTTCCTGcctctgctccagtctgctgtccggcactatctgactcactttccctccaaaccacaatatactgtatgtatgtatgtatatatatatatatatatatatatatatatatatatatatatatatatatatatatatatacacacaggggaGTCACCTGgagataggatcaaaagctcccccttgtggcctggagggtgaacatgttgtgtgtattgtgattacctgataaaagatatccttcatcgcttccaagcgtaacatcactctccccgtgaggaaagcaatgccactgtaaccaggaccctggggtgttacacttgattgcagttgttgctgctaagggcggcccaaccagttattaggtttagagggcaatcacttttcacacagggccctgtaggtttggatttttttcctgtaataataaagaccttcatttaaaaactattttgtgttatctttatctaatatttacttttgtttggtgatctgacacATGTACCTGTGACAAACAACAGACAAAGCTTTGTCCGCAGCCCCCAATGCctctcctcttgacttctcagccctgttccaaagccagcttttccaccatgacagatgatcagctctccatccttctatcaagatcacatctcaccacttgcactcttgacccgctcccatcccacctcatccctaccctcgcaaaagtcttcatcccaaccctaacacaactcttcaacttctcatttacaaacggtgtcttcccctcatccttcaaacatacatcaatcacacctatcctcaaaaaacactccctcgacccatcctgtgtCCAggtatcgcccgatatcccttctcccttatgcctcaaaactactggaacagcatgtccatcttgtactgtcctcccacctctcctcctgctccctctttgaccggttacaatctggcttctgaacacatcactcaactgaaactgccctaactaaagtgaccaatgacctactaactgccaagagcaagcggtacttctctgtcctcctcctcctggacctgtcttctgccttcgacactgtggaccactccctcctgttacagatcctctcatctcttggcatcacagacttggccctatcctgcatctcatcatatctaacagaccggacattcagtgtctccctctcccacaccacctcatctcgccccctgtctgtcgatgttccccaaggctcagttctaggaccccttctcttctccatctacacctttggcctgggacagctcatagaatgccacggtttacaatatcatctctacgctgatgacacgcagatctacctatctggacccgacctcacttccttactgaccaaaatcccacaatgtctgtctgctatttcttccttcttttctgctcgttttctaaaactgaacatggacaaaacagaattcatcatctttcccccacctcactctacccctccacccgacctatccatcaatgtcaatgtctGCTCACTTTCCTCGGTCCCGCACgctcagtgcctcggggtgatccttgattctaccctctctttcaagccacatatccaagcccttgcctcctcttgctgattccaactcaaaaacatttcccggatccgtacattccttgaccatgtAACCACAAAAAcattagtacatgcccttatctcccacctcgactactgcaacctcctactctctggcctcccctctagcaccctggcaccactccaatccatcctaaactctgctgcccgactaatccacctgtctccccgttactccccagcctctcctctctgccaggcccttcactggcttcctattgctcagaggctacagttcaaaacactaacaatgacatacaaagccattcacaatctgactcctccatacatctgtgacatggtctcccgttacctacctacacgcaaccttcgatcatctcatgatctcctactctactcctctctcatctcttcctccgacaaccgcatccaagacttcttccgtgcttcccctatactctggaactctctaccccaacacatcaggctctcacctaccacggaaaccttcaaaaggaacttgaagactcacctcttccgacaagcctacaacctgcaatgatccccagtctactgaaccgccacatgaccagctctaccctcacctagtgtatcctcacccatcccctgtagactgtgagccctcgcaggcagggtcctctctcctcctttacttgtgtgtgccttgttttactcatgtttattgtacttgtctatatttgccccattcacatgtaaagcgccttggaataaatggcgctataaaaatgaataataataataataaaacatgcaAAATAGGAAATGTGTGTGCATATGtctatgtatacacatatatatatgtggggaAAATGGAGAAGACATGCTAAGTGCTAGCTCACAGGCCACTGCAACGCATGATGGAGCTTGTAGTATTAGAAAACAGTACACCTGGGGACAAGAAGTGATTGAAAAACATCAGAGTTGCATCTGGCAGACACCAAGTGATGCTATCTGCATGATAAAGGTATATATCTATAATAGGAGTATGGATGCATTTACTGGCCCATAAtagattaataaataaaaaatgaaacgaATTAGGGTAGTGGATAACGTTttaaatatttggtacagaaacctttgtttgaaatgacagaggtcagacatttcctgtagttcttgaccaagtttatacacactgcagcagggattttgacccattcctccatacagatctgctccaaatctttcaggtttcagggctgtttcTGTGTAACATTGATAttcagctctctccaaagattttctattggtttcaggtctggagtCTGGCTAAAcacaccaggaccttgaaatgcttcttacggagcctgttgtgaattctgctcttgtgttccctccagtggttgtaggtgggaatgcagttgtctctgagtctcagtcctggccaggtgtatctgctgattaaaattctgactgggatatttaggtgtgcaggattcattagcccttgccagttgtcaatgctcCTTGTGAAgtcttggatcactttctggcttctcctgcttagctgccaaattcagcaaagataagtgtttggtttttgtgtctgtggcacactgctgtgtgcttgtttttgtttgtattcctactCTGATTGTagaattcgctggagttgcagatatacgcttctACATCTTTagctagatgtaggaagtttttgtatattctgctgtggatatttttgaagggttttaatactgaccgcacagaactctgtcctatcctgtcctatttagctagagtggcctcctgtgctaaatcctgtttttctgcctgtgtatgttttttcctctccgactcaccgccaatatttgtggggggctgtctatcctttggggatctgctctgaggcaagatagtattcccatttccatctttaggggtatttagtcctccggctgtgacgaggtgtctaggattgttaggtacactccacggctacttctagttgcggtgttaagttcaggattgcggtcagtatagtgaccaccttctccagtgaaagttctcatgctgctccaaggtcaccggatcataacaggagccattccttagttgctcttgctttgtgttttgggtcattgccatgctgaaagacccagccacaacccatcttcaatgcaccTACTGaaagaaggaggttgttggccaaaatcttgcgatccatgacccattcatcctcccttcaatgtAGTGCAGTTATCCTGTctgctttgcagaaaagcacccccaaagtatgatgttctcCCCACCATGCTCCATGGTTGGAACAGTGTTCTTGGAGTTGCActcattcttcttcttcctccaaaaatGGCGAGAGGAGTTGATAGCAAAAAGTactattttgtctcatctgaccacatgatcttctcccttgcctcctctggatcaaccaGATGGCCATTGGTGAACTTCTAACGGGCCTTGACATATGCTGGCGTGAGCAtcaggaccttgcgtgccctgaaaGATTTTAATACATGACAGCGTAGTGTGTCTGTAGTACTACTACTGACatccctgcatggtgtccccttccccctccatgcagggacgccggcTTACTCACTGCCCCAGACCCTAGGCACAATCATCTGCATTTTCTTGCTTCCTGGTTGTGTGAGTGCTGCAGCGGCGCACCTAGTACACACATGTGCACACTCCTtcattcttaaaggggcagcacaaGCATATACTAAATACCCTCCAGCTTGTTTTCCAGAGCTATTTAGTATAATTACTACACCTGTAAGATGGCTTCCAGCCAATTGCTAGGAGTTATCCTGTTGAGACCTTAGCAATGATGTACAATGTGTGGGACATAGGAGAGACTGTTGGGGATAAGGGAATACTCTAATTTTACCCCATTATGGCAAAATCAGCAACTGGTGGACTTTGACAAATTTACTGGTTTCAGAGGTTGGGAATCAAGGGGAATTCAGACTTTAGATCAGTTAGTAGGAAATGTAACACTTAAAAGCTTTAACAAACTACAAAAAAGAGTTTGGATTGCCTCACGGCCTCGTCTTTCGATACCTACAACTTAGATCTGCATGCCTAGCTCAGTTTAGTGCTGTGGCACCGGATATACGAAATAAATATTTACTAGACTCAATAGCAGCGGCAAAATACACGACCGGCTTAATTTCAAACATCTATCAGAAACTCTCTCACAGTCTCGCATGGGAGTCCATCCCCTGACAGCTACATTAAAATAGGAAGCAGATGTGATACGAATTATGAAGTTTTGAATCCCCAATGGCTGTAGATCTTTCGCGAACATTGTATCAAGCTTACAAACTTATTGCACAACATTGGCCAGATGCTCAACCACCGACAGTTAATAAGTTAATAAATAAGCAAAACAATATTATTTGGTTGGAAATTTGACAACATCTGGGGAACCTGGTTGAATGTTCGATGTCTACCATCTGGAGGATGGCAATTTCTGGCTTCATGAACACTTGTAGTATCATCAATCCAGGTTAAATTAGATAAGTAGGGCGAGTACACATGCAAACTAATTATGATAACGGAATGGCAGATATTCTAATGTATACACACCACAAAAAAAATATGAATACAGATTTCTCTGGAGTATTATCGAGGGAGGGATGGTTGTATTAGTttgaatgaaaaacaaaaaaatcgaATCCTTGGAAGAAGACAACTTTATTATATTTTATGTAGAACAATAACATATAATGATACCATGTAACATTGAAAATATCTTTGTCCTACCGATGTCTCTTTGTACAAACTATTGTGTCATTTTCTTAATAAAAATGATCTcataaaaaagtgtgtcttatagaccAAGAAATATAGTAATTTCTAAAGTAATTTCTCTTTCTCATTCAATAATAGGTCTGTCTGTtatatgtttttgtacaatttgtcaataatgTATTTAGTTTgagttatttttgatggtcaacaaaatacTATTTTCCAGTAATTCATTTTTCACACTCTAGGTATGATAATGTCATTTCCTCTGTATGGGATTTTGAATTCTCATTCCTCATCTTTGGTCCTGTTAAAATATAAACACTTCTATAAACCTCCCATGCTGGCGcggttccagcagtgtcagcacttgcaTTTCGGGGGCTCAGGTTTTTATGTCATATGAGCCCTGCTTCCAATTAGCGCTGCCTTCACTGTTCtcaccttcagacaaatcgaacaatAAGAGTTAGTCAAAGAGAAGTCACAGCACTGGCTTCATGTTCATGTTCAATACATCGAGGGCAGGGACAGTGAAGCTggggctgattgggcacagggcttgTGTGATGCAACAACCTCATATGAGCCCCAGGAATGTGAGTGACGATACCACTGGAACAGCACTGCTACGGAAGGTGAatatgattttttaaaattttaacaaGGCAAAACATGATgacaactcctttaagaaaatacaatttccgtttaaaacatttcccacattaagaatgtgaaaaaggcttttcccctgtgtgggttctctggtggtgatCAAGAACCGATttccgggtaaaacatttcccacattctgaacatgaaaaaggcttctcccctgtgtgaattctctggtgcttaagcaaatctgatttctggttaaaacatttcccacattctgagcatgaaaaaggcttttcccctgtgtgggttctctggtggtgaacaagatgcgctttctggttaaaacatttcccacattctgaacaggaaaaaggcttctcccctgtgtgggttctctggtggtgatCAAGAACCGATTtacggataaaacatttcccacattctgaacatgaaaaaggcttttcccctgtgtgaattctctggtgcttaagcaaatctgatttctggctaaaacatttcccacattctgagcatgaaaaaggcttctcccctgtgtgggttctctggtgcttaagcaaacctgatttctggctaaaacatttcccacattctgagcatgaaaaaggcttctcccctgtgtgggttctctggtggtgaaCAAGATGCgctttctcgttaaaacatttcccacattctgaacatgaaaaaggcttctcccctgtgtgaattctctggtgcttaagcaaatctgatttctggctaaaacatttcccacattctgagcatgaaaaaggcttctcccctgtgtgggttctctggtggtgaaCAAGACGCgctttctcgttaaaacatttcccacattctgaacaggaaaaaggcttctcccctgtgtgacttctctggtgcgtaagcaaatctgatttctggttaaaacatttcccacattctgaacacgaaaaaggtttctcccctgtgtgaattctctggtggtaATAAAGAACTGATTTTcggttaaagcatttcccacattctgaacaggaaaatggtttctcccctgtgtgaattatctggtgGTCATCAAGAACcgattttcggttaaaacatttcccacattctgaacaggaaaaaggcttctcccctgtgtgaattatctgatggTTAAGCAAacctgatttctggctaaaacaattcccacattctgaacaggaaaaaggcttctcccctgtgtgagttctctggtgcttaagcaaatctgatttctggctaaaacatttcccacattctgaacaggaaaaagggttctcccctgtgtgaattctctggtgcttaagcaaattatgtttctggctaaaacatttcccacattctgaacaggaaaaaggtttctcccctgtgtgaattctctggtggtaATAAAGAACTGATTTTcggttaaagcatttcccacattctgaacaggaaaatggtttctcccctgtgtgaattatctggtgGTCATCAAGAACcgattttcggttaaaacatttcccacattctgaacaggaaaaaggcttctcccctgtgtgaattatctggtgGTTAAGCAAacctgatttctggctaaaacaattcccacattctgaacaggaaaaaggcttctcccctgtgtgaattatctggtgGTTAAGCAAacctgatttctggctaaaacatttcccacattctgaacaggaaaaaggcttctcccctgtgtgacttctctggtgcttaagcaaatctgatttctggttaaaacatttcccacattctgaacacgaaaaaggtttctcccctgtgtgaattctctggtggtaATAAAGAACTGATTTTcggttaaagcatttcccacattctgaacaggaaaatggtttctcccctgtgtgaattatctggtgGTCATCAAGAACcgattttcggttaaaacatttcccacattctgaacaggaaaaaggcttctcccctgtgtgaattatctggtgGTTAAGCAAacctgatttctggctaaaacaattcccacattctgaacaggaaaaaagcttctcccctgtgtgagttctctggtgcttaagcaaatctgatttctggctaaaacatttcccacattctgaacaggaaaaaggcttctctgctgagtgggttctttggtgtataacaaaatctgatttctggttaaaacacttcccacattttgaacaagaACATCTGTTCTCTGCTGTGTGAATTGTTTTATGTTTAAGAAAATGCTTTTCaaggggaaaactatttccatattcggAAGGTGAAAACGGCTTCTTTGATTTAGGAGCAGttcgttttttaatgcttattttgtgactttgattttccttagtagttggtaaggaatcagaagacaggacccatttcaaaggatcagatgacagatctttgctgtgaaggcatgatggtatatctggcgtaatgacattcacttcaattgtatcccgtgtgatctcaagatcatctgatttaaaaattgaagatgacagctgcccctctgatctcctggtacagtaatctgctaagaataaaaccaattatttttcCACTAAATATCAAATTTAAtattttttgaacatttctacttaaacggtcagtaaaaatggcaagttatgtaaTATATTTGAATTATTGACCAGcaaaatgacagttcacagtctaatagaaaacatcATAGGATGAACCAGTGGAGCGTTGCGTTCAACAGTCAACAGTTTGTTCATGCTGCCTCCCAAATATGAAATAAAAAGCCATCAAACAATGTTATGTAGACAAAACAATACCAATGAAAAGTTCTACTCATcttacaaaaaacaagtcccctctcaggtccatcatctgtcaatggaaaaacagaggtttctaCATAATTAGTGGCTTGAAAAGCAACATCGCTTCCATAAACCAGTCTAGCAAAATTAACTCTTCCAAAGTCAAATCTCCCCCTCGCTTCCGagccttgcagtgtgctcaaaccacatttagcatccatgtatttggcattactatagcgagaagaacccacttaatttatggtGCGTGTGTCTTCTGGAGCACAATCTgagcactatgtgttgggtaataaaatggtatattttccatttttactctccaacatccactgcgcgcTAATTAgcggaaagtggctgtggagtcaaaattgtcactactccTAAAGATTAATTCACAGAGGGTTATActgtccaaaatggagtcactttacgGGGATTTCTGACATTTTGTCATATTAGGGCTTTTACAAATGCTGTGTCCCATCTTCTCTGGGATCTGCTCTTATGCCGTCTGCTTATTCATTCTATAGGCGGCGCTGGTAATGGAGGAGACatcagaaccagaagctctggggGGCGCAGACTGTCGAGCCACCAAGTTTAAGTTGCCTGCAACCTGTGATACCATCCATTCTGGCAGGGTACCATTCATTCTGGCAGTTTGGGTGTGCACGCTGTCCAGCCAGaataatctgctccctacttcagccaactgGAAAGCACCGCACCCCACTAAAGCTTGAAGCATATTGCTGGAAGCTGCGAGATACAGGCTGgttctctggttcagtcctctgtactCAGCTCCCAGCTtgggtatttgtttcctgttgtgactcCGGCCTGTTTattgactactcttgtgtcttgaGTTTGTATTTTCTCTTCCCTCATGATTGTAGCCagactacctgactattcttcttgtcATCTCATACTACTGAAATGCAAATATCAATGTGGCCCAAGCCTAGGGGTCTGTGTGTAAATCCAgatgtaaaggggttaaagaagttaaagGATGATGGGCAAAACTGTGACTACATAATACACCTACTGAAATAATCAAGCTGAACAgtctttttaagtataaaaagaaaaaatgagtAACTAACGGCAAAATCTCTTCGGGGTAATTAGAGTATGGAACTCAGTGGCTCTTAGCAATATAAACTATCGTAAAGGCCAATATTTTCTATCACATTAATTTCAACAAGAAATATACTTTTAAATAAAACTATATATAAGGCTGTGTGCGCACTTTGCGTATTTGCTACACGGTTTATGCATCTTTTGGCAGAAAAACGCAGCTAACAATACACgcggttttttatgtgtttttgcatATCcaaagagctaaataaagatatatttaaaaaaaataataattgtgatgtaatttccatgttcaacctcttcagccagatatcctcattaatattaaataaagacacacaccagCCTatttaggagcattaacataattaacctacatatgctgtaacaaaaaagaaattgtcagaaatctgcatgaaatgcaatatctgttttatagttcaaaatatttaaaaaaaaattgcctgggctcccgcataattttcataaccagcagagggaaagccgacagctgatgtaaatattctgggaaggagccaatagccaaagaTTCGCAGGCTACGAGtataaatatcagctcacagctatttgcttagtctttactggctagtttacaaggaaaccccagaaaaaaaattgacatggattCCTCCTATAAGCTCGAACCAGCTAAGGCttgacagacagctgcaggctgttattaatagcctgaaaagggaccatggatattggcagcccccAGGTTAGAAacttcagctctcagccacccgagaaatggcacatcttacagatgcgccagttctggcacttagcctcgctcttcccacttgccctgtagcgttggcaagtggggctcatatttgtggggttgatttcgcctttgtattatcaggtgacatcaagcccacaggttagtaatggagaggcttctataagacacctatccattactaaccctaatgatattgtataaaacagagacacccagaataaagttttttatttgaaataatcacagactcctttattgaatcaaaATGTACCATATTTACTGAATGCCTAAGAATGCCTAATCTCCAACTCCcctgtctcctgcaaacaatcaaaaaaataataaaccaacatatactatcctgtccgccgtagtccatttaataccaagtgtcccacggcgatctcacgtgtagaacagtcacatcaggagatgtgactgctataCCCGGACTCCAGCGATACATTGACAAGAGGTAATtattcccgcagtgtatcactgtgcTGCTGtgaaagttcaccagagttcatcagctgatcagctgcgaTTCTCTCACTTAGggcactaccgctgtgtgagaactttcccacgcagcgatgccgtaagtgagagcaccggagctgatcagctaatcaactccagtgaactctcacggtggctcagtggtacaATGCGGGAGCGACTACCTCCTGTCAAAAGATGTagccagatgggagtagtagtcccatcagacgacgcaTGGGTATGCATGTCCGTCACatgagtacacacacacacacacacattttccgcccacacacagagacacacgcacgtattctccgcccacacacagagacacacgcatattctccgcccacacacagacgcATACATATTCTCCGCCTACACTCTTCCTCCTTTTGACAGTATTTCCCTTTGACAATTTGCAGCATTTTTGACAGCAAATCTGAAGCTAGTCCGCAAACcgttttacacctgcgtttttgctgcagatttgactgactcagttgaagtcaatgagtcaaaaacgcagcaaaaacgcaaaaaccggtttttacgtaccggtaataggattttacagagtccacgacagcacccacaacgagagaggggatccgcccaccttccggacaggaacctacaggttaaaaaggggcggtccccctcgccctccagtttgtgttccagagtacaagggataccgccaatgcatCAGTACATGACAAaattatcttaaacactactaaataccaccacctctatagagtgatctctaaggcacaccttccaacagagtgcaggaataagtaactaaatacgggggggaatgtatgggtgctgtcgtggactctgtaaaatcctattaccggtacgtaaaaaccggttttcctatcgccacgacagcacccacaacgagagactttcaaagactatttaactgggagggaccacagcactaagtactgaacggccaaactgtaagctggaattagcagatagatcaaggcgatagtgcttataaaaggtggaaggtgatgaccaagttgccgccttacatatcatttcaatggggacatctgccttctccgcccaggatgatgccatggcccgagtggagtgcgccctgatgccttctggtggtgttacttccctggcagaataggcaagacatatcgcttctctaatccatctagcgatagagttcttcgtgacaccagaaccctttttctgattcttgaaagaaacaaacagagccctactctgtctccagctttgtgtcctatccaggtattctaatatcgccctctttacatctagggtatgatattttttctcctcttctgaacctggattttcatagaaagatggtaaataaatctcctgacttctatgaaatttagttgctacttttggtaagtatgcaggatcaggttttaagacaatcttatcctgtaGAATTatcagatagggaggatctactgataacgcatgtatatcactgaccctcctggcagatgttaatgctaagagtagagctgtttttaaggttaaatttttcattgaaatagagtctaatggctcgaacggaggttcagtcaacgcctcaagcaccaaatttaaatcccaagggggtattcttacaatatggattgggttagaacgctgacatgccttaataaacttagcaacccatctattaccagctatatcactgttatatagagctcccaaggctgaaacttgaactcttagagtgttgactgctaaacccaattcccagcctttctgaaggaattctaaaatagctgaaatcggagccttatctcctaatggttgctgataaaacaaaaggaattttttccaaatttttgtgtagatctttgtagtgacctccttcctacttttcaataaggtagctattaaagcattagagaaccccctctccttcagaagctccctctcaagttccaagccgttaagtgaagagtctccaaatttggatgatgaaatggaccttgagagaggagttccggaaccactggcaacacccagggatcggtcacagac is a window encoding:
- the LOC138666937 gene encoding zinc finger protein 585A-like isoform X1 is translated as MDMDRDKMAERILHLTLEILFRLTGEDYTVVKKTSSERCQDPVSEECGRPLNPITGPQPHPLIHENINDQKILELTYKMIELLSGEVPIRYQDVTVYFSMEEWEYLEGHKDLYKDIMMEIPQFLKSPDLSSRRTTPERCPRPLLPQDCKQGDTNVPQDHQDEDLTHINTAETCVRGDERCKEKIPPDDYPADYCTRRSEGQLSSSIFKSDDLEITRDTIEVNVITPDIPSCLHSKDLSSDPLKWVLSSDSLPTTKENQSHKISIKKRTAPKSKKPFSPSEYGNSFPLEKHFLKHKTIHTAENRCSCSKCGKCFNQKSDFVIHQRTHSAEKPFSCSECGKCFSQKSDLLKHQRTHTGEKLFSCSECGNCFSQKSGLLNHQIIHTGEKPFSCSECGKCFNRKSVLDDHQIIHTGEKPFSCSECGKCFNRKSVLYYHQRIHTGEKPFSCSECGKCFNQKSDLLKHQRSHTGEKPFSCSECGKCFSQKSGLLNHQIIHTGEKPFSCSECGNCFSQKSGLLNHQIIHTGEKPFSCSECGKCFNRKSVLDDHQIIHTGEKPFSCSECGKCFNRKSVLYYHQRIHTGEKPFSCSECGKCFSQKHNLLKHQRIHTGENPFSCSECGKCFSQKSDLLKHQRTHTGEKPFSCSECGNCFSQKSGLLNHQIIHTGEKPFSCSECGKCFNRKSVLDDHQIIHTGEKPFSCSECGKCFNRKSVLYYHQRIHTGEKPFSCSECGKCFNQKSDLLTHQRSHTGEKPFSCSECGKCFNEKARLVHHQRTHTGEKPFSCSECGKCFSQKSDLLKHQRIHTGEKPFSCSECGKCFNEKAHLVHHQRTHTGEKPFSCSECGKCFSQKSGLLKHQRTHTGEKPFSCSECGKCFSQKSDLLKHQRIHTGEKPFSCSECGKCFIRKSVLDHHQRTHTGEKPFSCSECGKCFNQKAHLVHHQRTHTGEKPFSCSECGKCFNQKSDLLKHQRIHTGEKPFSCSECGKCFTRKSVLDHHQRTHTGEKPFSHS
- the LOC138666937 gene encoding zinc finger protein 585A-like isoform X2 — translated: MDMDRDKMAERILHLTLEILFRLTGEDYTVVKKTSSERCQDPVSEECGRPLNPITGPQPHPLIHENINDQKILELTYKMIELLSGEVPIRYQDVTVYFSMEEWEYLEGHKDLYKDIMMEIPQFLKSPDLSSRRTTPERCPRPLLPQDCKQGDTNVPQDHQDEDLTHINTAETCVRGDERCKEKIPPDDYPDYCTRRSEGQLSSSIFKSDDLEITRDTIEVNVITPDIPSCLHSKDLSSDPLKWVLSSDSLPTTKENQSHKISIKKRTAPKSKKPFSPSEYGNSFPLEKHFLKHKTIHTAENRCSCSKCGKCFNQKSDFVIHQRTHSAEKPFSCSECGKCFSQKSDLLKHQRTHTGEKLFSCSECGNCFSQKSGLLNHQIIHTGEKPFSCSECGKCFNRKSVLDDHQIIHTGEKPFSCSECGKCFNRKSVLYYHQRIHTGEKPFSCSECGKCFNQKSDLLKHQRSHTGEKPFSCSECGKCFSQKSGLLNHQIIHTGEKPFSCSECGNCFSQKSGLLNHQIIHTGEKPFSCSECGKCFNRKSVLDDHQIIHTGEKPFSCSECGKCFNRKSVLYYHQRIHTGEKPFSCSECGKCFSQKHNLLKHQRIHTGENPFSCSECGKCFSQKSDLLKHQRTHTGEKPFSCSECGNCFSQKSGLLNHQIIHTGEKPFSCSECGKCFNRKSVLDDHQIIHTGEKPFSCSECGKCFNRKSVLYYHQRIHTGEKPFSCSECGKCFNQKSDLLTHQRSHTGEKPFSCSECGKCFNEKARLVHHQRTHTGEKPFSCSECGKCFSQKSDLLKHQRIHTGEKPFSCSECGKCFNEKAHLVHHQRTHTGEKPFSCSECGKCFSQKSGLLKHQRTHTGEKPFSCSECGKCFSQKSDLLKHQRIHTGEKPFSCSECGKCFIRKSVLDHHQRTHTGEKPFSCSECGKCFNQKAHLVHHQRTHTGEKPFSCSECGKCFNQKSDLLKHQRIHTGEKPFSCSECGKCFTRKSVLDHHQRTHTGEKPFSHS